The DNA segment TTTGAAGAATTATATGCCATGTTAGTTGCTAAAGATATTAAGATTGAAGATTGCCAAGGTGATTTTAATAGTAAGGCAACACCTAATGCTAAGATGTTTGCCAGAAGTGCAGGAGTAACAGAGGCAATAAAAAATGTAATAGATAAGGAAAAAATAGATGTGGACTTTAAACCAGTCACTTGTAATGGATTAAAAGAATGTGACAAGGCATTTAAAATGTTAAAAGTGGGACGTTTAAATGGAAACTTTGTAGAAGGTATGGCTTGCGTTGATGGTTGTATTGGAGGGCCTGTTAATTTAATCAGAAGAAAACAAAATGCTAAAAAAGTAAATGATTATGCAAAAGAATCTAAGAATGTTAATGGGGATTATATTGTAGGTGAAAGTAAAAAAATAGATTTACATATGCATAGATAAAAAAAATAGATTAAAAGAGTAGACTTTATTAAAGTTTACTCTTTTTTCGTATAGACATGTATTTAAAAGTAAATACTAATATTTGTAATAATAGGTTAAGGAGTTAGAGTATGGATAAAGATAAAGTGTTATCATTGTCATTAAAAGAGAATATAGAAATATTTGACAAGGGTTTTAATAAGGACGTTACTATAAAATATAGAAAATTTAAATATAGAAATGAAATAGACTGTTGTCTAATATATGCAGGAGACATGATTGATGGAGAAACCATATATGAAACCATATTAAGACCTATGCAATCGGATAGGAAATTTCCAGAAGCTGATTTGATTCCATATTTAATACAAAATGTAATAATTAGCCATGATGTTAATGTTAAAAATAAAGTAAATGATATGATTGGAGATATACTTTATGGCTTTGTGGTATTTTTAATAGATGGAGAAAATGAAGGTATAGTAATGCCAGCTCAAGGTTGGGAGGAAAGAAGCATAAGTGAGCCCATATCAGAGCAGGTAGTAAGAGGTCCTAGAGAGTCATTTAATGAAGCTATAATGACAAATGTAGGACTCCTTAGGAGAAAAATTAAAAGTCCAAATTTGAGATTTAAATTTAGAGAAATTGGCAAAGAAACTAGAACTAGGGTGTGTATCAGTTATCTAGAAAATGTAGCAGAAATTAAGATTGTAAAAGAAATAGAAAAGAGATTAGATACCATAGATATAGATGGAATACTAGAAGGCGGTTATATAGAAGAATTAATAAGAGACGAACCCCTATCTCCCTTTGCTACTATAGGTGGAAGTGAAAGGCCTGACACCATAGCAGGCAAATTATTAGAAGGGAGAGTCGCCATATTTGTGGATGGTGCCCCCTATGTGCTTACTATGCCCTATGTGTTTATAGAATATTTTCAAACTAATGAAGATTATTATAATGGGTATATGTATTCATCTTTTAATAGGATGTTAAGGCTTTTAGGTTTTTTCCTATCTACCAGTGTACCAGCAATTTATGTGGCCTTAGTAACCTTTCATCAGGAGATGGTTCCAACTCCTTTGATACTTAGTATATCAGCAGCTAGGGATGGTGTTCCTTTCCCTACTATTGTGGAGGCCCTACTTCTCTTGTTAGCCTTTGAATTATTAAGAGAGGGTGGAATTAGATTACCTGCTCCTATTGGTTCTACAATAAGTTTTGTTGGAGCTATTATATTAGGACAGGCCGCAGTAGATGCAAAGTTTGTTAGTGCCCCAATTGTAATAATAACGGCCCTAACGGGAATAACAAATTTTTTATTACCTAACATGATAGGCCCCCTTAATGTGGTAAGATTAACATTTTTAATATTGGCCTCTTTCTTAGGTCTATATGGATACATCTTTGGAGTTATGGGACTCATAATACATTTAGTGTCTATGAAGTCCTTTGGAATACCTTATATGCTAGATATTGGAGAATTAAAGTTCCAAGAAGTAAAAGATACGGCCATAAGAGCACCTTGGTGGTATATGACCTTAAGGCCAACCTTGATAGGTAAGAAAAATAGAGTTAGGCAAAGAAAAAAATCACATAAAAAAAGGTGATTTAGATGAAAAAAATACTTATAATACTTATAATTTCCACCCTATTAACAGGGTGTTGGAACTATATTGAAGTTGATGATTTGTCTATTATAACGGGGATAGGTCTAGATTATGATGGGGATAGTGATGAGATTATACTAATAACTGAAGTTGCCAAGCCTGTTAGACAACAAGGCGGAACTATTATTCGGTCACAAATTATAAAGTCCAGAGGAAAGAATATGACTGATGCCATAAGAAATCTAGTTAAAATCACTGGTAGAGAGATCTTTTGGGGACATGCTAAAATGGCCATATTGGGGCCCAAATTAATAAAGAATAAGGAAAAGTTCATGTCCTGTATAGATTACATGAAGCGAAGTAGTAATTTTAGGGACAACATATGGTTAGTGGTAGCTGAGGAAAGTAGCCCATTAGACATATTATCTAGTGAAAAGATTCTTCAAAATATATTGAGCTTTCAAATAGAGGATACATTCAAAAATGAAAAAGAAATATCTAAGTACCTGGGAGTTGAATTATACGAATTTGTAGATAAATTGGCAACAAAGGGCATATCACCTCTCCTCCCCTTGATTACAGTGAAAGAGGGAAACAAAGGAAAAGAAATAAGAGTATGGGGAATGGCCATATTTAAAGGCATGAAATATGTTGGGAACATAGGGGGAGAAGATACTAAATATCTCTTGTTTTTATTAAATAAATTAGAGGGTGGAGCCTTAAATGTAGATTTGAAAGAAAAAAATCAAAAAGCTACCTTAGAGATAAACGGTAGTAAAACAGAGTTAAAGCCCAATTACGAAGATGAGAGCTTATCTATGGATATCCACATTGAGACAAAAGTAGATATAGCAAACATAAACAAGGAAATACCTATAAATGATGAAGAAATTCAAAACAAAATAAAAAATAGGGCTCAAGAAATAATTGTGGCTAATTGTGAAAAAGTAATTGATTTATTTCAAAATGAGTACAAAAATGATAATCTAGGATTTTCATATGAATATAAGAAGGAGTACCCTAAAGAGTGGAAAAAACTAGAAAATAATTGGAATGAAGTATTTAGCAATATAGAGGTAAAAGTAACCTCAGAGGTAATTATTGAGGGGACTGCACTAAGGTCCGGACCAATCAAGGTGGTGAGATAGTATGCTTTTTTTAGTCTTAATAGTATATGGAATTATAGGAATAATAGAAATTACTCCTTTGGTAAAGAAGAAGAAAAAGAAGGATTTAGTCGTTTATTTAGTCCTATATACATCAGCCTTAGTTTTAAGTGTACTAATTTCAATTGGAGTAAAAATACCATCACCAGCCATACCTATACAAAAAATGGTGGAATCTATCATTGGGAAGCAGGGATGATTTATGGTGAAAAAATACATAGCAATCCTATTTATCCCAATAATATTATGTGGTTGTTGGAACTATAGGGAAATAAATGATAGGAGACTTATATCTGGCGCTGCTGTAGATTATAATCCTAGTACAAAAAAATATATAGTAACCTTTGAAGCTATAGACCCTATGACTGAAGAGGGGGAAGAAAACAGAGGGGAGATATTTACTATAGAAGGAGATTCGCCCTTTGATGCGGTAAGAAACATAGTAAGTAAGTCTGGGATAAAATTTTATTGGCCCCATGCAAAGGTTATAATACTTAGCGAGGAATTGGCTAAAAAGGATATTTTACCTATCTTAGACTATATATATAGGGATGGTGAAATGAGAAATGACATATGGATACTTATTTCTAAAGAAAAAAGTGCAGCAGACATATTAAAAGTAAAAGAAAAGGAATATATGCCCATACCTTCCTTTCGAATAGACAGAATTCTTAAGATGGAAAGTCAAAATAGTTTAATAGGACTACGTGCTGTTCCTATGGATGAGTTCATACAAAGGCTATATGAGCCTAATCAAAATCCTTCATTACCAGGAGTAAAAATAGAAAAAAATAATGGAACAGAAACTATTATAGTAACAGGATTAGCTGTATTTAAAAAGGATAGGTTATTAGGGTGGTTGAGTGACGATGAATCTAGAACACTATTAACTA comes from the Anaeromicrobium sediminis genome and includes:
- a CDS encoding spore germination protein, with translation MDKDKVLSLSLKENIEIFDKGFNKDVTIKYRKFKYRNEIDCCLIYAGDMIDGETIYETILRPMQSDRKFPEADLIPYLIQNVIISHDVNVKNKVNDMIGDILYGFVVFLIDGENEGIVMPAQGWEERSISEPISEQVVRGPRESFNEAIMTNVGLLRRKIKSPNLRFKFREIGKETRTRVCISYLENVAEIKIVKEIEKRLDTIDIDGILEGGYIEELIRDEPLSPFATIGGSERPDTIAGKLLEGRVAIFVDGAPYVLTMPYVFIEYFQTNEDYYNGYMYSSFNRMLRLLGFFLSTSVPAIYVALVTFHQEMVPTPLILSISAARDGVPFPTIVEALLLLLAFELLREGGIRLPAPIGSTISFVGAIILGQAAVDAKFVSAPIVIITALTGITNFLLPNMIGPLNVVRLTFLILASFLGLYGYIFGVMGLIIHLVSMKSFGIPYMLDIGELKFQEVKDTAIRAPWWYMTLRPTLIGKKNRVRQRKKSHKKR
- a CDS encoding Ger(x)C family spore germination protein: MKKILIILIISTLLTGCWNYIEVDDLSIITGIGLDYDGDSDEIILITEVAKPVRQQGGTIIRSQIIKSRGKNMTDAIRNLVKITGREIFWGHAKMAILGPKLIKNKEKFMSCIDYMKRSSNFRDNIWLVVAEESSPLDILSSEKILQNILSFQIEDTFKNEKEISKYLGVELYEFVDKLATKGISPLLPLITVKEGNKGKEIRVWGMAIFKGMKYVGNIGGEDTKYLLFLLNKLEGGALNVDLKEKNQKATLEINGSKTELKPNYEDESLSMDIHIETKVDIANINKEIPINDEEIQNKIKNRAQEIIVANCEKVIDLFQNEYKNDNLGFSYEYKKEYPKEWKKLENNWNEVFSNIEVKVTSEVIIEGTALRSGPIKVVR
- a CDS encoding Ger(x)C family spore germination protein: MKKYIAILFIPIILCGCWNYREINDRRLISGAAVDYNPSTKKYIVTFEAIDPMTEEGEENRGEIFTIEGDSPFDAVRNIVSKSGIKFYWPHAKVIILSEELAKKDILPILDYIYRDGEMRNDIWILISKEKSAADILKVKEKEYMPIPSFRIDRILKMESQNSLIGLRAVPMDEFIQRLYEPNQNPSLPGVKIEKNNGTETIIVTGLAVFKKDRLLGWLSDDESRTLLTIEDNVKRGYEYYDGEIPVGLKILSSKTRTKVKLVDNEINIYMDIDIEANIIELGGNVDYIKEKRRVLMKELEEKKKKDIEDLIKKVQNEFGVDIFDFSRYVKAQQPELWNKVKGDWDKVFDEVKFNINVDVLIKGSEKKDSPIMVNN